Within Kineococcus endophyticus, the genomic segment TAGCGGTGGGAGCAGAGTTGCGCACGTCTGGCTCAACTCCCCGCAACGGCATCCTGTTCCGCGGCCCCGTCGCGGTCCTCCCCCTGCGCCTCCAGCAGTGCCGCGAGGTGGGTGAGGGCCGCCTGGACCGTCGCGCGCCGGACCTCGGGCCGGTCCCCCGGCACGTCGAGCCGCACGTGCCGGGCACCCCCGGGCAGCACGTCGGCCGCGATCCCGATGAAGACGGTCCCCGCGGGGAAGCCGTCCGCGGGACCGGGACCGGCGACGCCGGTGGTGGCCAGACCCACGTCGGCGCCCAGGACCCGGCGGGCTCCCCGGGCCATCTGCTCGGCCACCGCCCCGTCGACGGGTCCGGTGCGGGCGAGGGCGTCGGCGTCCACCCC encodes:
- a CDS encoding CinA family protein; protein product: MSDPGALDARPVVAALVAAGLTVATAESLTGGLLCATLVDVPGASAVVRGGVVAYATELKADVLGVDADALARTGPVDGAVAEQMARGARRVLGADVGLATTGVAGPGPADGFPAGTVFIGIAADVLPGGARHVRLDVPGDRPEVRRATVQAALTHLAALLEAQGEDRDGAAEQDAVAGS